The Methanothermobacter sp. K4 genome contains the following window.
GATGTAACCTATTATAAGTTCAGCGGCGACTCCAGGATCCACATCCCTTATCTTTCCTTTTTCTGTCATTTTGCTGAGATAATTCTCAAGTGCGGTGTATATCATCTCTCCTGTTGAATCTGGAAGTTCCCATTCCTCAAATCCGTGTTCCTCAAGTTCTCTCTCAGCCAGTATCAGAAAGAGGAGGTCTATCTTCTCGTTAACAATGACCTCTGTGAGCCCTGCGATAACATCATAGATGACCTCCTGGGGCTCCCTGTCAGCATTAAGGACATCATCGAGTATTGCAGACGCCCTTCTTCTGCTCGTATCCATTATCCTTTTCAGTAGATTTTTCTTGGATCCAAACTTTCTGAAGAGTGTTACTTCGCTGACACCGGCTTCAGCCGCTATCTCCCTTGTTGTGGTTCCCCTGTAACCCTTTCTTATGAATAGCCTTCTTGCAGCTTCCAGTATCCTATCCTCTGTGGAGACCATGATACCACTTATGTAAGTACTTACTAACACATCTTATATAAACCTATCCTCCAGATAAGCGGGTTAATATTATATAAAACCATCAGCACAGATTAAACCATGGAAATAACCGAGGACGATGTTATCCAGTCCATGGATCTCTTCACAGCTGTCCCTGTGTTCATGCTTAAGCGATGGGCCTCAAGGGGCACCAACCTCGCGGCAAAATTCAGGTCCCAGATAATGAGCCAGTACTCTGAGTTATCCATGATGGACAGGGAGCGGGTTAAAAGAATACTTGAAATGGACGTATCAGAGATTCAGGGGATACTTGAGAGGGCCTACATCAGAACAGGTAAGAAACAGCTTAAGATACTTGCAGATCCCTCAAGCAGAAGATTCATAGAGGTGAACCTCCGTGAGGTCAGGGGAATACTTGATGGGATCCACTGAGGGCGCACCCTCCTTGCCTCGTTAAAGGACTCCTGGCATTAGACCCCAGTCATGGCGCTGCTCTTCCTCCTCTTTATGTGATCAGGACCGCAGCCTTTCACCATACATGCGCTCATAGTACCTGAGGTACTCCCCACTCTTTATGTTCTCCCACCACTCTCTGTTTTCAATGTACCACTGGATGGTCTCCCTTATACCCTCCTCGAAGGAGTAGATTGGCCTCCAGCCAAGTTCATCCATTATCTTGCCTGCGTCTATGGCATATCTCCTGTCATGTCCCGGCCTGTCATCAACGAATTTTATGAGGGACTCATCCTTTCCAAGTTCCCTGATGATGAGTTCAACGATCTCAAGGTTCCTCCTCTCATTGTTACCACCTATATTGTAGACCTCACCGATACGGCCATGATGGAGTACGAGGTCTATGGCCCTGCAGTGGTCATGCACGTGTATCCAGTCCCTCACGTTCATGCCGTCACCGTATACAGGGAGGGGTTTATCCTCGAGGGCGTTGGTTATCATGAGGGGTATGAGTTTCTCAGGGAACTGGTAGGGGCCGTAGTTGTTGGAGCAGCGGGTTATGTTGACCGGCAAACCATAGGTACGGTTGTATGCCCTGACAATGAGGTCTGCAGAGGCCTTGCTGGCAGAGTAGGGGCTGTTGGGTGCAAGGAGAGTATCCTCTGTGAAGTAGCCCTCCTCTGCGGAGCCGTAGACCTCATCTGTTGAGATCTGTATGAACCTCTCAACGCCATGCCTCCTTGAGGCCTCCAGAAGTGTCTGAGTACCCATGACATTTGTCCTTATGAATATGCCGGGGTCCTCGATACTCCGATCAACGTGGGATTCCGCCGCGAAGTTCACAACAGCGTCAGAGTCCGCTATGAGGCGGTTAACAAGTTCCTTGTCGGTTATGCTACCCTTAACAAATGTGTAACACGGGTCATCCTCCACGCCGGCGAGGTTTTCAAGGTTCCCGCAGTAGGTAAGGGCGTCAAGGTTGATTATCTCATAGCTGTGGTTCTCAAGCATGTACCTTATGAAGTTGCTACCTATGAAGCCGGCTCCACCGGTTACAAGAATCCTTTCCATTCAAATCTCCTCAGAGGTAAACTGGCCTCTCCTTCAGGGGCTTCCAGTTTCTGTCCTTATCTGAAATTATGAGTTCATCCACCATTTCCAGGGGCCACTCTATCCCGATGTCAGGGTCGTCCCAGGGTATGCCGGAGTCATATTCAGGGAGGTAGAGTTCCGTGCACTTGTAGTTGACTATGCACTCATCTGAGAGGGCCAGAAATCCATGCGCAAATCCCTCTGGAATGAAGAATTCCCTCAGGTTCTCCTCTGAAAGGAAGACACCCACCCATTCACCGTAGGTTCCTGAGTCCCTCCGGAGGTCCACCGCAACATCAAAGATCTCACCCTTTACAACCCTTATGAGTTTTCCCTGGGGTTTCTCCATCTGGAAGTGAAGGCCCCTGAGGACGCCCATCCGGGACATTGACTCGTTGTCCTGGACAAAACTGATATCAAGGCCATGGTCCCTGAATAATGCCTGGTTGAAGGTCTCCATGAAGTATCCCCGTTCATCTTCGTAGACCTCAGGTTCTATGATGATTGCACCATCGAGTCTGGTTTCCTTGAATTTGAAGTCACCCATAGAAATTTCCCTCCGCGAGGTCCCTAAGGTACTTTCCGTATTCTGTCTTCTCGAGTTTTCCTGCCATTTCAAGGAGATCATCCCTTGTGATCCACCCATTGTTATAGGCTATCTCCTCAAGGCATGCGATGTAGAATCCCTGCCTCTTCTGTATGGTCTCTATGAAACTGCTTGCCTCCAGGAGGCCGTCATGGGTACCGGTGTCAAGCCAGGCCATACCACGACCCATGAGCTCCACCCGGAGCTTCTTCATCTTCAGGTACTCCTCATTGACGGATGTTATCTCAAGTTCACCCCTCTCTGATGGCTCTATTCTCCCGGCAATTTCAACCACCTGGTTGTCATAGAAGTAGAGGCCAGGAACAACGTAGTTGGATTTGGGTCTTTCAGGTTTTTCCTCTATGGATATAACCCGGCCTTCACTGTCGAATTCAACAACCCCAAAGGGTCTGGGGTCCTTTACATAGTAACCGAATATAACAGCGCCCTCCCTGATAGATGCAGCCCTCTGGAGTATTTCACTGAACCTGTGCCCGTAGAACACGTTATCACCCAGGACCAGGGCAACCCTTGAGTCTCCAATGAAATCCTTTCCCACGAGGAATGCATCGGCAATCCCGCGGGGTTCCTCCTGCACCTCATAGGAGAACCTGACACCGAACTGTGACCCGTCCCCCAGCAGGTCCCTGTAGAGTGGTAGGTCCCTTGGGGTTGATATCACAAGTATATCCCTTATACCTGCGAGCATCAGCACAGATAGCGGGTAGTATATCATGGGCTTATCATATATGGGTAGGAGCTGCTTTGAAACAGCCCTTGTTATGGGGTAGAGACGGGTTCCTGAACCCCCTGCCAGCACTATACCCTTCATCGTCCACCTCCTTGTCTCATCTCTTCAAGGTAATCCTTAAGGGCTTCCCTGTAGCTTCTGAGGAGTTTGAAGCCCTCCATGGCCCAGTTATAATTTTTAAGTACAGAGAATGATGGCCTGCGGGCGGGCCTCGGGAATTCATGGCTCCTTACAGGTTTCAGTTTAACATCCATCTGCAGTGCACGGAATATCTCCCTGGCAAATTCATACCATGAGCAGTGGCCAGAATTTGTTATGTGGTACACACCATAGGCGGGCCTTTCAATGAGCCTCCCGATTGCACCTGCAAGGTCACGGGTGTATGTTGGAGATCCGTACTGGTCATCAACAACACTTATCTCATGGCCCCTCTCTGCCAGTTCCACCATGGTCCTTACAAAGTTCCTCCCGTTCCTCCCAAAGAGCCAGGATGTCCTCACTATGTAGAATTTATCCGTCAGATCCCGCACAGCAAGCTCACCCAGGTACTTGGTTTTACCATAGAAGTTCAGGGGATCCGGTTCATCAAATTCAAAGTATTCATCACCCTTCTCGCCATTGAAAACATAATCGGTGGATATGTAAACCATCCTGGTGCCTGTATGTGATGCAGCAGCCGCAACGTTCCTGGTCCCAAGTACGTTCACCTGATAGGCGGTTTCACGCTCTGACTCGGCACAGTCAACATCTGTGAATGCAGCTGCATGTATGATGGTATCTGGTTGTGTTTCGGCTGCAAGTTCCATGACCCCCTCAAGGTCCCGGATGTCAAGGTCTCCTGAAGTTAAAACCTCATGGTTCTCTTTCAGGACCTCAATGAGGTCACTTCCAAGCATACCCGAGGCTCCGGTTACAAGAACCTTCATTCAATCACCCATAATACTCACTGCAGTCCCATAACCTGTTATTTCAAGGAACGTATCAACGTCACCGAGACCCTCAAGGACGTGATCGGCGCCCGCGGCCTCCAGTTCATCAACTGTGAAGTCCCCTGTGGCAACCCCCACTGTCCTCAGGCCAAGTTCTTTTCCAGCTTCAATATCCCGCGGGGTGTCACCTACGGTGATGACATTTTCCCGCCGTATCTGTCCGTAAATGGAGGATGCCCTTTCAAGGGCGAGCCTAAGTATCGAGGCCCTGCTGCATCCCTCGTTGCCAAAGCCCCCAAACCTGAAGTATCCATCAAATGAGGCCTCACTGAGCTTCAACCATGCGACAGGCTCAATGTTTCCGGTAACAACCCCCAGTGGTGTTCCGGCTTCACTGAGACGTTTAAGAATAATTTCTGCACCATCCAGGGCTCTTATGTTATCCCTCTCAAGGTTCAGGCGGTAATTGTATGAGATTCTATCCACTATCCTCACGAAGTCCCCATCGCTGATTTCAAGGCCGTACTTCCATGCTGTCTGGAATATTATCTCCTTATCAGTCATTCCCTGGATGCTCCCTATGTCTATCTCAACATCAACATTGAAAAGTTCCATGAACGCCTGTCTGAAGGAGTAAAAGTGACAGTGGGATCCAACAAGCAGCGTTTTATCAATATCAAATATGATCGTGTTCATCTTAGACCTGCCTCTCATACTTTTTCCTGAGATGCTCAGAGCTGTACTCATAGTAAACTATGTTTGACTTCAGAAAAACCCTCTGGGCCGGGGTGCCATTCCTGAGGTAGGTGACGGTTATCCTCCGCTCACTTACCCGTATGTCAATTGCATTTCCACGGGGACCCGTTTTGTAGGTGTGTTCGGCCCCCAGGATGTCCCTTATTCTTATCCAGTCCACTGCCATGGCTCTTTACCCGCTCTTTAATCTTGCTTCACCATCATGGTGACGTTATTATTATCTACAGTTTCATCTATAAATTATTCCATGAAGAGGGATGTCTGTGAAATCGATGATGCCAATGAGGCCCTGGTGCTCAGGGTGAGGGAGTTGATGCCTGAAGATGATGAAATAAAAAGGCTCTGTGACCTCTTCAAAATATTATCCGAGCCCACAAGGCTAAGGATAATCGAGGCACTCACTGTGGATTCCCTTTGTGTCTGTGAACTTGCATCCCTCCTTGAGATGACCCAGTCAGCGGTTTCCCACCAGCTCAGAATCCTGAGAAGTGCGGGGATCGTTGACTATGAAAGGGATGGTAAGATGGCACGCTACCACCTCACCGACAGGGGTGTGGCAGATTTTATAGAAAACTGCAGGAGTAAATGTCTCCAGTAAGGGAGTTATATCATGTATGAGCTTCTTTCACATTCACTGGAAGATGGTTCACCGGTTCACACGGCACTTGATGAGGTGAGGATATCAATCAGGAACAGGATACCTGTGGATGGGTATGAGACCCACACCATCATCACATCCAACCATGCCGGGACCCATATTGATGCCCCGGCCCATTTCATTGAGGGCGGAAGGAGGATATGTGAATACAGCATTGATGAACTTGTATTCAATGATGTCTGCACTGTGGACGTTGATGTGGGGCCAGGGGACCCCATAGGAAGTGGTGATATTGAGATTCCAGACTGCGACCTCCTCCTCATAAGGACGGGCTTCGAGTCAGTGAGGGGCGAGGACGCCTACCTAAGGGATAACCCCTGGATCACACCGGAACTTATTGATAACATAAGGAGGAACTTCAGGTGCATCAGGGCCATCGGAGTGGACTGTATATCAATATCAAATCCAGACCACCCATCTGAGGGCGAGATGGCCCACATAACGGCCTTCACTGAGGACCCTGACTACGGCGAGCCAGTTCTCATCCTGGAGGATATGAAACTTATGAATGCTCCGGAGGTTATTGAGAGGGTCTTTGTGGTCCCATGGATTATTGGGGGAGTTGACAGTGCACCATGCACTGTTATGGCTGAATTTAAGGTTTAATTCTCAGTAATTTAGGGGGGGGTATCTGTGGAGATAAGACTAAGGCCTGTTGGATTTGTGAGATCCCCATTCATGAGGAGGGGGGAGGCACCTCACCAGGGGAGACTCTCAATGGAGGAGAGCGAGATCCACATCTTCCCGGAGTACCGTGACGCTGTGGATGGAATTGAACTTTTCAGGTACCTCTTTGTTCTCTACTGGCAGCACCTGGCTGAGAGGGATGTTCTTAAGGTTGTTCCGCGGGGTAAAAAGAAGAAGAGGGGTGTTTTTTCAACAAGGGCCCCTGCAAGACCCAACCCGATAGGGTTGTGTCTGGTGGAGCTGCTGGAGTCAGGTGATTTCCTCAGGGTGAGGGGCCTTGATGCACTGGATGGCTCACCTGTTATTGATATAAAACCCTATTATGAGGATATAGATTCGCCTGGGAACTGAAAGGCCAGAAAGCTTTTTCTCTGCAAGCTGGAAAGTATTGAAGAAGGATGTCTGGGCATCTTGGCTATTCCTCAGTTCTGAATGCTGCTTCAACATCCCTTACAAAGGGTTCTATCTTGCAGTCACAGACATTCTCCTTTATTTCCCTCTCGGTTATGGCAACTGTCTGGAGGGGCTCCTTCCCGATGATATCACTCATACGCCTGAATGTTCCCTCTGCACCGCTTCCACCATATGTACAGAAGAAGGCAGCATTTTTTATCTTTGATGCATTCTCCCGGAGGTAGGTGCCCATGGGCACTGAGGGATTACCTGCCCAGACCGGTGTACCCACTATCACAAGGTCATAGTCTGATGGGTCCCTTTCATAGGGTTCAAGTACAGTGTCCCTGCCCCTTGCAGCCTGATAACCTGATTTTAAAAACCCTATGAGACCCGTCCGCTTCTGGGTGTCCCTTATCTCCTCGATGTCACATTTGAGTTCCCTGGCGATCTGAGATGCAACCTCCCTGGTACGCCCGGTTCTTGAATAATATACCACAAGTGCCTTCATGGTTACTGGTATGTGAATGGGCGCATAAATAGTGTTCCCTCTCTTTAATGAGGTTAAGTAAGCTTAATGATCTATTCATGAACAGCTTGGAGGAACTTAAAAATCAGAAATCTGTAGTAAGAATCATGCACCTGAAGTATGGGGGGTAGCTTCCAGAGATTTAAAGGGGGGTTGTTAGGAGTGAAAAAACGGGGAGGTGCTTTTTCGTTTTTTATCTCTGGAAGCTGATTTTTTTGGTGCTTTCAACAGAACAAAATATCCCGGAAGTTGAAAGCAATAATTTAGGGGGTGATGTGTGTATGAGACACACAAACCTATATGTTAGAATTCTAGTATATAAAGATTTCGGTCGTGTTGGGTGGGTTGCAAGCTAAGGTGTCACATACAAAGTAGTGATGGAGGTCCACACACAGGTCCTCTTTACGTGGGTGCATGCTAAAGTATCACATACAACACACTTATAGACAGGTGACATTATGCCAGTTATAGAGGGGCCCCTCTTCACCGCCCGCACATGCCAGGAATACATGAAGATGTTTGATCTCAGAATAAATGAACTTAGGGGACTGCGAATACTTGACTGTCCCGCTGGTGCCAGCTCATTCACACCACTCATGGCGGAGCAGGGCCTTGATGTGAGGGCCTGTGACATCATGTACGGTGAGGAGGCAGATACTCTTGGAAATATGTGCAGGGAGCACCTCATGGCCCTCACAGATGCCCTTAAGAGAATCAGAAATCATTTCGTGTGGAGGTTCTACTCTTCACCTGAGGAGATGCTCGAAAAACGTCTGGATGCCTGCAGGTGTTTTGAGGAAAGCTACAGAGAGCACCCTGAACTTTACGTGAGGGGGGACCTCAGGGATTTACCATTTGATGATGATGAATTTGATCTCCTTCTCTCATCCCATCTCCTCTTCATATATGACCACAGGCTTGACAGGGAATTTCATGAAATGGCCATTTCCGAGATGATACGCGTCAGCTCAGAGGTGAGGATATATCCAATCGTCAAGGAGAACGGAAAACTCTCAGAGTATGCAGAGAGCATACTGGAACACAGAAGAGATGAATTTGAAGCATTCGCAGTTACAGTGGACTATGAGTTCAGGAGGGGAGGTAACATGATGCTTGTTCTGAAAAAAAGGTGTGCTGATGATTAATAAGGTCGATTTTAAGGTAATATGATGCTTCGCCCCAAATCTGAGAATCACCTTCTGATCTTCCTCATAACTTAAAGTCACCTGATCTCATCCAGTATAGCCTGATGCATCCTCCTGATGAATTCTATCCGGTCCTCATACTTGAGCACATCCAGGTAACCCTGGGCAACCAGGTTAAAGGCAAATGGTGAGGGTATCCTCGTGTCAATCTGCTGTATCTCCATCTCACCATCACGGATCCATTCAAGGACCCTGATGGCATTCTCGATGTCCATGTAGTCCTCCATAACCTCCCTGCGGGCCTCCTCGAGTATGGGGAACCTGTCATCCAGTTCACTCACAAATTTAAGGAGTATCTTACCCCGTACCTGCTGCCTGCCAACAGATTTCTCCTCCCCCCTGTACCTGCGGAGTATCATGAGGGCACGGCCAGCGCAGTGTCTGAACCTGCTTGCAAGGGTTTCTGTCCGGTCAAGGGCCTTCTTAAGTATTTCCCTGAGGTTATCAGGTTCAAGTTCCATGAATGACTCGAGCCCACCCATCTTTCCCTCTGAACTCAGATAGAATCCATTATCGGAGACAGATATCATAACGTCCCGCCGGTAACGCTGTGCAATGACATAGGCAACAGCCCTTGATAGGGCGTCGTTAACCCTCCTTCCAAAGAGGCTGTGGAAGACGATGAATTTTCTGCCCCCAAATCCAGTGTAGTACTCAACAAGCATCCTCCTGATGCTGGGTATTGCCGCGTAGAGGTACTGTTCACGGAAATACTCATAGATTGAACCTGCGGCCCTCTCATCCACGTGGAGGTAGCCCATTATGAACTCCATTATCTCTGTCCTTGAACGCCCGTACTGGAACTTACCATCCATAATGTCCCTGAAGCGCTGTATGTCAACTGCAAGGTCAAATGAGAGGGGTAGCTGCTCTGAGAACCATGAGGGAATGTTGGGGGGCCCTGAGGCGGGGCTGACATTGACGGTCATACCCCTTGCATAGTTGAATCTGTAGATCTTCCCGCCAAGAACGAAGGTATCCCCCTTTCTGAGTTTCTCCATGAAGTCCTCCTCTATCCTCCCCACAACCTTCCCGTTGCACTTAACAACCGCCGCGCTCCTATCGGGTATGGTCCCTATGTTGGTGGAGTAGAGTATCCTTGCAAGTTTACCCCTCCTCCCGAACATGTTCTTGTCGTGGTCAACCCAGATCTTGGCATAGACGTACCTCTCCTCGAGCTCGGCATACTCCCCTGCAAGGTAGCTGAGTACAGAGAGGTAATCATCCCTCCTGAGGTCCCTGTAGCAGTAACTGTTCCTTATAACCTCCAGGGCATGGTCAATGTCCCATGGGTTCTCAATGGCCATCCCGTATATGTGCTGGGCCAGGACATCCAGGCAGTTCTCGGGTATCCTTATGGAATCTATTTTGCCCTCAACGGCGTTCTTGAGTATGAGTGAACACTCAACAAGGTCATCCCTGTCCACGACAACTATCCGTCCTTTCGATTTCTCATGAAGCTGATGCCCGCTTCTCCCTATCCGCTGAAGGGCCCTTGAAACAGATTTGGGTGAACTCAGAAGAACCACGAGGTCAATGTACCCGATGTCTATCCCGAGTTCAAGGGACGTTGACGATACAACCGCCTTCAGCTCACCCCTCTTGAGTTTCTCCTCTGTTTCAAGCCTTATCTCCCTTGAAAGTGATGAGTGGTGTGCCATGATGTTTTCATCGGTGTAGCTCTCAGGAAAGCGACTTTTCAGGTTGTAAACCACACTCTCGGTCCCGCTCCGCGTGTTGGTGAAGATGAGGGTTGTCCGGTGTTCCATTATCAGGTCATGGAGGATGTCGTAGAGAGCATTACCAATTTCCTCAGGGTCAGCGGCCACGATATCATCAACCGGGCAGATGAGTTCAATGTCAAGTTCCTTCAGGTAGCTGACGTCCACTATGATGCAGTCCCTCTCCTCACCGTAGCTGTAACCCACCAGGAATCCTGCAACACGCTCAAGTGGATGCACCGTTGCAGATAAACCAATCCTTGTGAAGTCACCGACAAGGTGCTGCAGTCTCTCAAGGCTCAGTGAAAGGTGAACACCCCTCTTATTATCTGCAAGGGAGTGTATTTCATCCACGATAACATAGCGCACAGTTGAAAGCTTTTCACGGAACTTCGGGGCCACCAGGAGTATTGAGAGCGTCTCAGGTGTTGTTATAAGGATGTGCGGGGGATTCTTGAGCATCCTGGAGCGCTCATAGCTGCTGGTGTCACCGGTCCGCACAGCCTTCCTTATCTCAAGGTCCCTGCCCTCCTCCTCTGCAATCTCCCTTATACCCTGGAGGGGTTCCTCAAGGTTCCTTTCTATGTCATTATCAAGGGCCTTAAGGGGTGAAATGTATATGCAGTAGACGCTGTCCTCCAGTTCACCCCTATCTGCAAGTGTGGTGAGTTCACTGATTATTGAAAGAAATGCGGTGAGTGTCTTTCCTGAACCTGTTGGTGACGATACAAGGACGTTCCTCCCCATGTGTATATCCATTATCGCATACTTCTGGGCCTCTGTGAAATCATCAAAGGTCCTCCTGAACCATTCGCTGACCCATGGGTGGAGGACCGAGTGTATCCTTCTGCTTGAGTATTTCCTCTTCTGCCTGACTATCATGGGCCTCACCACCCATCACTGAATCCCGTGGATGAGGTGAACTCCATGAGGGCACCCACCGTCCCGAAATCGAAAACCTCAAAGTCCTCAACACCATAGACATGGAATTCCTCAATCTCAGCCTCCCTGAGGAAGGGGGATAGTACAGCCTCATGGAGGATGTCAGAGCCCTCGGTTATGAAATTGAAGGATGGCATGACAACGAGGTTCATATCCCTGAAGGGCCCCAGGAGGAAGCATTTGATCTTTTCAACTCTTTCACCGCTTCTGAGACCCACACAGGGGTGTTCATGACCTATGATGATATTTTCAGCGTCAAGTCCTTCTGGTATCACATGGCCATGTGTCAGGAGGAAATCATCCACCTTCATGGTTTCATGGATTGCAATACCTGAGATACTGGACATGTGGGGTATGATTGGGTCATGATTACCCTTGATCAGTGTTATCTCCCTGAAGTTTTCCTGGAGGTAGTCCATCATCCTAATGATTTCGCGGTTCTCCTGACGGCTCACCCTACCGAATTCATGCTTGAGGTCACCATTTATGATGATGCCTGAGGCACCTGATGCGTCCCTTATGGATTCTATCCGCTCAACTATCCTTCTGAACTGGAATCCCGGGACCATCACTCCCTCACTGGTGAGGTACTGTTCGTACCCCAGGTGGAGGTCGGCTACTATCATTGAATCCTCAATGAGAAGTGACAGGTCACATATTTCCAGTCCATCCATCAGTTTAACCGTGTTCATTGCATCACCAGAACACTGATGAGGTAGAGGAGGTCAAGGGCCCCGAAGGCTATGAGTGAGTTCATCACAACCTCAGATCCCTTCACATTAACTTCATCTGAGCCATGGAGGTAATAATAGATGCAGGGAACTGTGACTGTAAGTGAAAGTAGAGCTATTATGGGAAAACTGATCCTGGGATCAAAATGTGGGGAGAATTCGAGAAGTCCCAGTGCAACCGTTGCAGCAGTCGCACTTAAGGCCATAACTGCCCTGGATGCAGGCACACCCCTCCTGACAGGAAACGTCATCTTGCCCCCCAGCAGGTCCTCCCTGAGGTCAGGTATCTCAACGTTTATGATGAAAACAAGCTGCAGAAGCATTATTGGGATGGAGAAGAGGATTAGAGGGGTATCAATCACGCCCCTGATTACAGAGTAACCCATTGCAGGGAATATGAAACCTGTAAGGGCTGTTGCAACCTCACCCAGCCCCCTGTATGAGAGTCTGGCTGGTGGGGCACTGTAAAACCATCCAAGCAGATTACCGGCAACTGCAAGTAGAAGAACTGCAGGATTACGGTAGATGAAAGTGTAGATAACGGCAAGTGCCAGGGATACTGATATGAGAAGGACAGCGAACTTCCAGGCAAATCCTCTGAGTTCCGGGTGTCTCTGGAGAACCCCGCTTCCCCCGGTATATGCTGTCGCAGCATCAGGGTTGTCCAGTTCAAAGTCATAGTAGTCATTGCTGTAGGATACAGAAAGATGGGCCGGCATCACGATCGCATATCCCATGATGAACTGGTCAGGGGGAAGGTAACCCCTCCCTATACCTGCAAGAACGGCCCCTGTGGCATAGAGGATCAGGCCAGCCCCGAGAAATGGAAGTCTACCCAGTTTGATAACCTCAGACAGTAAATACCACCGGGACTTTTTTTTCTTGACATCCAGTTTATGCATCCACATCCTCCTACCAGTCAGGAATTGGGTCCATTAACATTTATATCGTCTGTGGAATAAAAGATTATCAGCACTGATTTATCATTGCAGAATCAATCAGGTGAATTTATCAGGTGATTCTCATGGCTGATAGGACCTTGAAGGATAATATTGGCCTCATGGATTCAGAGGAAAAGATGAAGGCCGTGGATGAACTTGAACCATCAGAGGAATCCGTTGAAATACTTTTAAGACTTCTGGAGGATGAAAGTCATCCTGTCAGATTTAAAGCTGCAGAGAAACTTGCAGAATTCGGGAAAGTATCTCTTGAGGGGCTCATTGAAATAATGGACACTGCAGAGGGGGATGTCAGGAGATACGCCACATTCGCCCTCAAGAAGATAGGGGATCCCTGCGTTGTGGATCACTTCATTGAGGCACTTGGGGATGAGGACTGGGGAGTGAGGAAATTCGCTGCAAGGTCCCTTGGGGAACTGGGGGATAAGAGGGCCGTGGAACCACTCATAGGGGCACTTGAGGATGAGGACTGGGGAGTTAAACTGGCAGCTGTAAGGTCACTTGGCGACCTAAGGGATCCAAGGGCCATAGAGCCAATCAAGAAGGCCAGAAGAAAGGGGGATAAGGACTTCAAGAAGGCTGCCAATAAGTCACTCAAAAAGATCCAGTCCTAGCCTTGGGTTTTCGTTGGGTGAAGTGTTCATCAATCACTTAATTCAGTAATATTGTTTATTACAGTCCTCATGAAACTTTTATATTTTTTGAGTGTCATTATATATCTATATATAATTTTTAGCCGGTGGTTTCATGAGGATAGTGATCGTGGGGGCTGGATTTGGAGGTCT
Protein-coding sequences here:
- a CDS encoding metallophosphoesterase, with the translated sequence MNTVKLMDGLEICDLSLLIEDSMIVADLHLGYEQYLTSEGVMVPGFQFRRIVERIESIRDASGASGIIINGDLKHEFGRVSRQENREIIRMMDYLQENFREITLIKGNHDPIIPHMSSISGIAIHETMKVDDFLLTHGHVIPEGLDAENIIIGHEHPCVGLRSGERVEKIKCFLLGPFRDMNLVVMPSFNFITEGSDILHEAVLSPFLREAEIEEFHVYGVEDFEVFDFGTVGALMEFTSSTGFSDGW
- a CDS encoding flavodoxin, with translation MKALVVYYSRTGRTREVASQIARELKCDIEEIRDTQKRTGLIGFLKSGYQAARGRDTVLEPYERDPSDYDLVIVGTPVWAGNPSVPMGTYLRENASKIKNAAFFCTYGGSGAEGTFRRMSDIIGKEPLQTVAITEREIKENVCDCKIEPFVRDVEAAFRTEE
- a CDS encoding class I SAM-dependent methyltransferase gives rise to the protein MPVIEGPLFTARTCQEYMKMFDLRINELRGLRILDCPAGASSFTPLMAEQGLDVRACDIMYGEEADTLGNMCREHLMALTDALKRIRNHFVWRFYSSPEEMLEKRLDACRCFEESYREHPELYVRGDLRDLPFDDDEFDLLLSSHLLFIYDHRLDREFHEMAISEMIRVSSEVRIYPIVKENGKLSEYAESILEHRRDEFEAFAVTVDYEFRRGGNMMLVLKKRCADD
- the tsaA gene encoding tRNA (N6-threonylcarbamoyladenosine(37)-N6)-methyltransferase TrmO → MEIRLRPVGFVRSPFMRRGEAPHQGRLSMEESEIHIFPEYRDAVDGIELFRYLFVLYWQHLAERDVLKVVPRGKKKKRGVFSTRAPARPNPIGLCLVELLESGDFLRVRGLDALDGSPVIDIKPYYEDIDSPGN
- a CDS encoding prenyltransferase is translated as MHKLDVKKKKSRWYLLSEVIKLGRLPFLGAGLILYATGAVLAGIGRGYLPPDQFIMGYAIVMPAHLSVSYSNDYYDFELDNPDAATAYTGGSGVLQRHPELRGFAWKFAVLLISVSLALAVIYTFIYRNPAVLLLAVAGNLLGWFYSAPPARLSYRGLGEVATALTGFIFPAMGYSVIRGVIDTPLILFSIPIMLLQLVFIINVEIPDLREDLLGGKMTFPVRRGVPASRAVMALSATAATVALGLLEFSPHFDPRISFPIIALLSLTVTVPCIYYYLHGSDEVNVKGSEVVMNSLIAFGALDLLYLISVLVMQ
- a CDS encoding ATP-dependent helicase, producing the protein MIVRQKRKYSSRRIHSVLHPWVSEWFRRTFDDFTEAQKYAIMDIHMGRNVLVSSPTGSGKTLTAFLSIISELTTLADRGELEDSVYCIYISPLKALDNDIERNLEEPLQGIREIAEEEGRDLEIRKAVRTGDTSSYERSRMLKNPPHILITTPETLSILLVAPKFREKLSTVRYVIVDEIHSLADNKRGVHLSLSLERLQHLVGDFTRIGLSATVHPLERVAGFLVGYSYGEERDCIIVDVSYLKELDIELICPVDDIVAADPEEIGNALYDILHDLIMEHRTTLIFTNTRSGTESVVYNLKSRFPESYTDENIMAHHSSLSREIRLETEEKLKRGELKAVVSSTSLELGIDIGYIDLVVLLSSPKSVSRALQRIGRSGHQLHEKSKGRIVVVDRDDLVECSLILKNAVEGKIDSIRIPENCLDVLAQHIYGMAIENPWDIDHALEVIRNSYCYRDLRRDDYLSVLSYLAGEYAELEERYVYAKIWVDHDKNMFGRRGKLARILYSTNIGTIPDRSAAVVKCNGKVVGRIEEDFMEKLRKGDTFVLGGKIYRFNYARGMTVNVSPASGPPNIPSWFSEQLPLSFDLAVDIQRFRDIMDGKFQYGRSRTEIMEFIMGYLHVDERAAGSIYEYFREQYLYAAIPSIRRMLVEYYTGFGGRKFIVFHSLFGRRVNDALSRAVAYVIAQRYRRDVMISVSDNGFYLSSEGKMGGLESFMELEPDNLREILKKALDRTETLASRFRHCAGRALMILRRYRGEEKSVGRQQVRGKILLKFVSELDDRFPILEEARREVMEDYMDIENAIRVLEWIRDGEMEIQQIDTRIPSPFAFNLVAQGYLDVLKYEDRIEFIRRMHQAILDEIR